A region of Rhodamnia argentea isolate NSW1041297 chromosome 9, ASM2092103v1, whole genome shotgun sequence DNA encodes the following proteins:
- the LOC115742902 gene encoding disease resistance protein L6-like, whose translation MTSSDAGTSTGSEYQVFLSFRGPDTRTGFTDVLYHSLTDAGIHVFQDDEELRVGERIDGSLLQAIDDSRIYIPIFSQTYASSQWCLRELAHIMANTSKSEGNKKVLPIFFDVDPDDVKLKTPLYRDAILNLELEKKVSTRHVDAWRKALIEVDAIKGWEVKKYNGHGELINLVVVEVVEKLKTKHRYVTEYLVGIDDQALAVSKLVDINCGGVRFIQIHGMGGIGKTTLAKVVFNELSSDFGKCCCFLEDVRSKSSTDVDLIELQKKLLSEISHFAGTKSINEIDYGMKRIEEVLRNKKVLLVLDDVDNSEQVEKLIGKSTLYSGSRILITTRNKNVLQIRRAKEDQMLKYEMELMSCDHALELFSKHAFDRDSPLDEYCDLSREIVSHLGRLPLALEVIGSLLYHKKKQEQWKKTLEDLRKAPHDEVSAKLRISYDALSFEQQQIFLDIACFFIGEDKMNAIYMWEDCGFLRDDGVVVLNNMCLIKLLEDNRFWMHDQLRDFGREIVRQENPLIPGKRSRLWTREQILDTITTKETKRDVQALDLNLSKDHLTAIIRNEENERLQRKRSLKLNEGTFIDNLMNSPTEQIPGTMTTKEVKLLKRKLTVFLLMARKLKVVSLTSCDRLIETPNFSGCPNLERLTFKDCSSLRKIDSSIGKLKCLIYISISASIHLKDLPEEIGDLVSLQHLSVKDCYFVKLPDSIWKLKSLREVHFESKYYGLDSANSWELPSAVGMLRKLEVLVVFSRSLKGKLPYEIGSLSFLRILKLCWTRVSEVPTTFSMLPRLQMLDLWGCDKIQELPALPASLTYLRVRSVSLRVVPDLVNLTNLVELDLDNSGGGGHRLGTGELRWIGKLSKLNKLRLRLRNVRAPAELASLPLLNQLHMIGLDLQTFPELPLSLQELYLDDYSSIVSLTQNLRNLSSLGLFDSPMQEFVLDGLQLPNITELRVVNCGSLERITLSSMRTLQIVDVRGCSRLVEIRFSRLESLRTLYIQRCQSFEKLVDVEEAGYDNIELIIRYRTLILPLRALTMLQSFMLGFCPKILKIHIDGTSESLEYFILSACDYVQSLGDLSNLRNLKSLSIHHCDRLRVVKGLDELELLDELAISECKSLGRLINVSSTKLPNHCDISISGCREDFRGILESYKHHQENHLLIVLIEAEEKAVEKVVTAKIGNSSCNVSLGPFRKPLLCSKRKLELLGGNSSLRDFLLFLSEDCPALVFLFWIEKVGDLVVEYKH comes from the exons ATGACGAGCTCAGATGCAGGTACATCAACGGGAAGCGAGTACCAAgtgttcttgagttttagaggacCCGACACTCGCACTGGGTTCACCGATGTCCTCTACCATAGTTTGACCGATGCTGGAATCCATGTCTTCCAAGACGACGAAGAGCTCCGTGTTGGGGAAAGGATCGATGGATCTCTTCTGCAGGCGATCGACGACTCGAGGATCtacatacccatcttctctcaGACCTACGCTTCGAGTCAAtggtgcctccgcgagctcGCGCACATCATGGCAAACACCTCTAAATCAGAAGGTAATAAAAAGGTCTTGCCTATTTTTTTCGACGTGGATCCTGACGATGTTAAGCTGAAAACCCCATTGTATCGTGATGCCATACTCAATTTGGAGCTTGAGAAGAAGGTGAGCACTAGACACGTAGATGCGTGGAGAAAAGCTCTCATAGAGGTTGATGCGATCAAGGGATGGGAAGTGAAGAAGTACAACGG CCATGGCGAATTGATCAATCTGGTGGTTGTGGAAGTCGTGGAAAAGCTAAAGACAAAACATAGATATGTGACGGAATATTTAGTTGGAATTGATGACCAAGCATTAGCAGTAAGCAAATTAGTAGACATCAACTGCGGTGGGGTGCGATTCATTCAAATTCATGGGATGGGAGGTATCGGTAAAACGACTCTCGCCAAGGTCGTCTTCAATGAACTCTCTTCTGATTTTGGAAAGTGTTGTTGTTTTCTTGAAGATGTTCGATCAAAGTCATCAACAGATGTTGACTTAATTGAGttgcaaaaaaagttattatccGAAATCAGCCACTTTGCAGGAACAAAGAGCATTAACGAAATTGATTATGGAATGaagaggattgaagaagtaCTTCGCAATAAGAAAGTTCTCCTCgtacttgatgatgttgataatAGTGAACAAGTGGAGAAATTAATTGGAAAGAGTACTTTATATTCAGGATCCAGAATATTGATTACAACTAGAAATAAAAATGTCTTGCAAATACGCAGAGCGAAGGAGGATCAAATGTTAAAGTACGAAATGGAATTGATGAGTTGTGATCATGCTCTTGAGCTTTTTAGTAAGCATGCATTCGATAGAGACTCTCCTTTGGATGAGTATTGTGATCTCTCCAGGGAAATTGTATCTCATCTTGGGAGGCTTCCATTAGCTCTTGAAGTAATTGGTTCGCTCCTCTACcacaagaagaaacaagaacaaTGGAAAAAGACATTGGAGGATTTAAGAAAGGCACCACATGATGAGGTTTCTGCAAAGTTGAGGATCAGCTATGATGCCTTAAGTTttgagcaacaacaaattttcctcgatattgcGTGTTTTTTCATTGGTGAGGATAAAATGAATGCAATTTACATGTGGGAAGATTGTGGATTTCTCCGAGATGATGGAGTTGTTGTCCTCAACAATATGTGTTTGATAAAACTGTTAGAAGACAATAGATTttggatgcacgatcaacttAGAGATTTTGGGAGAGAAATTGTTCGTCAAGAGAATCCACTAATTCCTGGAAAGCGTAGTAGGTTATGGACTCGTGAGCAAATCCTCGATACAATAACCACAAAGGAG ACGAAGAGGGACGTTCAAGCATTGGATCTTAATCTATCCAAGGATCATCTTACGGCCATTATTAGAAATGAGGAGAATGAAAGACTTCAACGAAAGAGGTCCCTCAAATTAAATGAGGGAACCTTCATTGATAACCTAATGAATAGTCCAACCGAGCAAATCCCTGGTACAATGACCACAAAAGAGGTGAAGCTCCTCAAGAGGAAACTAACAGTTTTTTTATTG ATGGCCAGAAAATTGAAAGTTGTTTCTCTTACAAGTTGTGACAGACTAATCGAAACACCAAACTTCTCTGGATGCCCGAATTTGGAGAGGCTTACTTTCAAAGATTGTTCCAGTTTGAGGAAAATTGACAGTTCTATTGGGAAGTTGAAGTGTCTAATTTACATAAGTATTAGTGCTAGCATTCATCTTAAAGATTTGCCGGAAGAAATTGGGGACTTGGTGAGTCTGCAGCACCTCTCTGTAAAAGATTGTTATTTTGTGAAACTCCCAGATTCCATATGGAAGTTGAAATCATTACGTGAGGTGCACTTTGAAAGTAAGTATTATGGATTAGATTCAGCAAATTCATGGGAGTTACCTAGTGCTGTTGGAATGCTCCGGAAGTTAGAAGTGCTTGTAGTCTTTAGCCGCTCTCTAAAAGGTAAGCTTCCTTATGAAATCGGAAGTTTGTCCTTTCTAAGAATCCTAAAACTATGTTGGACTCGTGTTAGTGAAGTTCCAACGACCTTTAGCATGCTTCCACGCCTCCAAATGTTGGACTTATGGGGATGTGACAAGATTCAAGAGTTGCCGGCGCTCCCAGCAAGTTTGACCTATCTACGAGTGCGGTCTGTATCGCTTCGGGTAGTCCCAGATCTCGTGAACTTGACTAACTTGGTTGAGTTGGATCTAGATAatagtggaggaggaggacataGACTCGGTACTGGTGAATTAAGGTGGATTGGGAAGTTATCCAAACTGAATAAATTGAGATTGAGACTTAGAAATGTGCGTGCTCCTGCTGAGCTGGCTTCCCTTCCTCTGCTCAACCAACTTCATATGATTGGATTGGACCTGCAAACCTTTCCAGAGCTTCCCTTGTCTCTACAAGAGCTATACCTTGATGATTACAGTTCTATTGTGTCGCTCACTCAAAATCTGAGAAATTTGTCAAGTTTAGGGCTCTTTGATTCCCCAATGCAAGAATTTGTACTCGATGGGCTTCAACTTCCAAATATAACGGAGTTGCGCGTAGTGAATTGTGGGTCCCTCGAGAGAATTACGCTGTCAAGCATGAGGACGCTGCAAATTGTCGATGTGAGAGGTTGTTCAAGGCTAGTTGAGATCCGATTTTCTCGGTTGGAATCACTTCGTACATTGTACATTCAACGATGCCAGTCCTTCGAAAAGCTAGTTGATGTGGAGGAAGCTGGGTATGATAATATTGAATTGATTATTCGTTACAGGACTCTAATCCTTCCACTGAGAGCATTAACTATGCTGCAAAGCTTTATGCTGGGGTTTTGCCCTAAGATACTCAAGATACATATTGATGGTACGTCGGAATCATTGGAATACTTCATCCTTTCGGCTTGTGATTATGTGCAAAGTCTCGGTGATTTGTCAAACTTGAGAAACCTCAAGTCTTTATCCATCCACCACTGCGATCGGCTGCGGGTTGTCAAGGGCCTTGACGAACTAGAGTTATTGGATGAGTTGGCAATTAGTGAATGCAAGTCGTTGGGAAGATTGATTAATGTATCAAGcaccaaattgccaaatcatTGCGACATAAGCATCTCCGGTTGTAGGGAGGACTTTCGGGGAATACTCGAGTCGTACAAGCACCACCAG
- the LOC115742875 gene encoding disease resistance protein L6-like isoform X2 produces the protein MASSDAGMPSNSEYQVFLSFRGPDTRAGFTDVLFHSLTDAGICVFRDDEELRVGERIDGSLQQAIQNSKIYIPIFSRTYASSQWCLRELTQIVASTFNSGGNKEILPICFDVEPDDIKLKTPLYRNAILNLEREKKFCNEQVDAWREALMEIDAIKFWEVKKYKGHGELIKLVVEEVLKKLKTKHRLVTGHLVGIDDRVAAVGKLLDLNSGGVRLINIYGMGGIGKTTLAKVVFNKISSHFGKCCCFLEDVRAKSSRTDGLVELQKKLLSEISHPAGIRSIDEIDYGMKRIGEALSNKKVLIVLDDVDNNKQVEYLVGNGTLYSGSRILITTRNKDVLESHTLNHQIVDYEMEVMSVGRALELFSQHAFNRDCPSDDYNDFAKEIVFASGRLPLALEVIGSFLYHKTRELWKETLDKLRKAPHEDVFGKLKISYDALSFEQQQIFLDIACFFIGEDKTNAIYMWRDCGLFPDNEVRILSSMCLIKIVENNKFWMHSQLGDLGKEIVRQEDPMNPGKRSRLCTHEEILDTITTKKVKKKVQALDLDLHKSYAKVVIKSEDIGRFKHLRYLKLSGGTLVGNLADRLTELRWLIWSHPSPMSRPTNMHLNNVVVLQFSDNDFIDDSKLQSLIKIARKLKVLSLESCHNITKTPDFSECLNLERLAFENCSSLRKINGSVGKLKCLIELKFDACLCLEDLPEEIGDLVNLKHFFVQWCNVKKLPDSIWKLKSLCELHFFRGFDGFDSANSWELPSGIGMLQNLEVLVVNSSNLKGQLPFGIGSLPYLRILNLSFTRISDVPESISMLPCLQRLELMECPGIQELPVLPTSLTHLRVSSASLRIVPDLSNLTNLVELDLNVSRGVGEKPCAGMLWWIGRLSKLTKLSLGLHNIPAPTELASLSHLNQLDLFGLDPQTFPQLPLSLQKLGLDNFNSIVSLFPNLRNLSSLELRRSPMQEFQLDGLQLPHLRELLVQSCAPLQRFSLSSMRKLKDVQVRDCPELVEIQFSWVFESLSSLSIEWCKSFGRLVYVGEEGHDNNESANEMINCEGRLILQLKALNKLQTFNLAGCHKILKIQVVGTSGSWERFDVWSCSSLQSLYGLQNLKNLKSLSIHYCNGLQVVEGLDELEFLDQLILKNCRSLESLIDISSTKLPNHCHIHISCCWKLHGVKKGFDGSVQFFKHHKRRRLGRASFQCLSFNRM, from the exons ATGGCGAGCTCAGATGCAGGAATGCCGTCCAATAGTGAGTATCAAGTGTTTCTGAGCTTTAGAGGACCCGACACTCGCGCTGGATTCACTGATGTCCTCTTCCATAGCTTGACCGATGCTGGCATTTGCGTCTTCCGAGATGACGAAGAGCTCCGTGTCGGTGAAAGGATCGATGGATCGCTTCAGCAAGCAATCCAAAACTCCAAAATCtacatacccatcttctctcgTACCTACGCTTCGAGCCAATGGTGCCTCCGTGAGCTCACACAGATCGTGGCAAGCACCTTCAATTCGGGAGGTAATAAAGAGATTCTACCCATTTGCTTCGACGTGGAACCTGATGATATTAAGCTAAAAACCCCGCTATATCGCAATGCCATACTCAATTTGGAGCGCGAGAAGAAGTTCTGCAATGAGCAAGTAGATGCTTGGAGAGAGGCTCTCATGGAGATTGATGCCATAAAGTTTTGGGAAGTGAAGAAATACAAAGG ACACGGTGAACTGATCAAATTGGTAGTTGAGGAGGTCCTGAAAAAGTTGAAGACAAAACACAGATTAGTGACTGGACATttagttggaattgatgatcgAGTAGCAGCAGTAGGCAAATTATTAGATCTCAACTCTGGTGGTGTGCGATTAATCAACATTTACGGCATGGGGGGCATCGGTAAAACAACTCTTGCCAAGGTCGTCTTCAACAAAATCTCTTCTCATTTTGGAAAGTGTTGTTGTTTCCTCGAAGATGTTCGAGCGAAGTCATCAAGAACCGACGGCCTAGTTGAGTTGCAAAAGAAGTTATTATCCGAAATCAGTCATCCTGCTGGAATAAGGAGCATTGATGAAATTGATTATGGAATGAAGCGGATTGGAGAAGCACTTTCCAATAAGAAAGTTCTCATTGTACTTGATGATGTCGATAATAACAAACAAGTGGAGTATTTGGTTGGAAATGGTACTTTGTATTCGGGATCTAGAATATTGATTACAACTAGAAATAAAGATGTTTTGGAAAGCCATACACTAAATCATCAAATTGTGGATTATGAAATGGAGGTGATGAGTGTTGGTCGTGCTCTTGAGCTTTTTAGTCAACATGCATTTAATAGAGACTGTCCTTCGGATGATTATAATGATTTTGCAAAGGAAATCGTATTCGCATCTGGAAGACTTCCGTTGGCTCTTGAAGTGATAGGTTCGTTTCTCTACCACAAGACACGGGAACTATGGAAAGAAACATTGGACAAACTAAGAAAAGCACCTCATGAGGATGTTTTTGGAAAGTTGAAGATCAGCTATGATGCCCTAAGTTTTGAACAACAACAAATATTCCTCGACATTGCATGCTTTTTCATTGGTGAGGATAAGACAAATGCAATTTATATGTGGAGAGATTGTGGACTTTTCCCAGATAACGAGGTTAGGATCCTCAGTAgcatgtgtttgataaaaattgtagaaaataaTAAGTTTTGGATGCATAGTCAACTCGGAGATCTTGGAAAAGAAATTGTTCGTCAAGAAGATCCCATGAATCCTGGAAAGCGTAGTAGGTTATGCACTCACGAGGAGATCCTTGATACAATAACCACAAAGAAG GTGAAGAAGAAAGTTCAAGCACTGGATCTTGATCTCCACAAAAGTTATGCTAAGGTGGTTATTAAAAGTGAAGATATTGGAAGGTTTAAACATCTAAGATACCTCAAATTAAGTGGGGGAACCTTGGTTGGTAACTTAGCAGATCGTCTAACCGAATTAAGATGGCTTATTTGGAGCCATCCTTCTCCAATGTCTAGGCCAACCAATATGCACTTAAACAATGTGGTTGTTCTTCAATTTTCAGACAATGACTTCATAGATGATTCCAAACTACAGAGCTTAATCAAG ataGCAaggaaattgaaagttctttctcttgAAAGTTGCCACAACATAACCAAAACACCAGACTTCTCTGAATGCTTGAATTTGGAAAGGCTTGCTTTTGAAAATTGCTCTAGCTTGAGGAAAATCAATGGTTCTGTTGGAAAGTTGAAGTGTCTAATTGAGTTGAAGTTTGATGCTTGCTTGTGTCTTGAAGATTTGCCTGAAGAAATTGGGGACCTAGTGAATCTAAAGCACTTCTTTGTACAGTGGTGTAATGTGAAGAAACTCCCAGATTCCATATGGAAGCTGAAATCATTATGTGAGTTGCACTTTTTCAGGGGCTTTGATGGTTTTGATTCAGCAAATTCATGGGAATTACCTAGTGGTATTGGAATGCTTCAGAATCTAGAAGTGCTTGTAGTCAATAGTAGCAATTTGAAAGGTCAACTTCCTTTTGGAATTGGAAGTCTGCCCTATCTAAGAATCCTAAATTTATCATTTACTCGTATTAGCGATGTTCCAGAGAGCATTAGCATGCTTCCTTGCCTACAAAGATTGGAGTTGATGGAATGTCCAGGGATTCAAGAGTTGCCAGTGCTCCCAACAAGTTTAACTCATCTACGAGTGTCATCAGCATCATTGCGGATAGTTCCAGATCTCTCAAACTTGACTAATCTGGTTGAGTTGGATCTAAATGTTAGTAGAGGAGTAGGAGAGAAACCTTGTGCAGGTATGTTATGGTGGATTGGGAGGTTAtccaaattgactaaattgagcTTGGGACTTCACAATATTCCTGCTCCTACTGAGCTTGCTTCCCTTTCTCATCTAAACCAACTTGATTTGTTTGGATTGGATCCGCAGACCTTTCCGCAGCTTCCCTTGTCTCTGCAAAAGCTAGGCCTAGATAATTTCAATTCAATTGTGTCACTCTTTCCAAACCTGAGGAACTTGTCATCTTTAGAGCTCCGTCGGTCTCCAATGCAAGAATTTCAACTCGATGGGCTTCAACTTCCACATCTGAGGGAGTTGCTCGTGCAAAGCTGTGCACCGCTCCAAAGATTCAGTCTATCAAGCATGAGGAAGCTGAAAGATGTCCAGGTGAGAGATTGTCCAGAGCTAGTTGAGATCCAGTTTTCTTGGGTGTTCGAATCACTGAGTTCATTGTCTATTGAGTGGTGCAAGTCCTTCGGAAGGCTCGTTTATGTTGGAGAAGAAGGGCATGATAATAATGAATCTGCTAATGAGATGATTAATTGTGAAGGGAGACTTATCCTTCAATTGAAAGCCTTAAACAAGTTGCAGACTTTCAACCTGGCGGGTTGCCATAAGATACTTAAGATTCAAGTTGTCGGTACATCGGGATCGTGGGAACGCTTCGATGTTTGGAGTTGTTCGTCGCTGCAAAGTCTTTATGGTTTACAAAACTTAAAGAATTTGAAGTCTCTATCCATCCACTACTGCAATGGGCTACAAGTTGTCGAGGGCCTCGACGAGCTGGAGTTTTTGGACCAGTTGATACTTAAGAATTGCCGGTCGCTGGAGAGTTTGATAGATATATCAAGtaccaaattgccaaatcatTGCCACATTCACATTTCCTGTTGCTGGAAATTACATGGGGTTAAGAAAGGATTCGATGGATCCGTCCAGTTTTTCAAGCATCATAAG AGGAGAAGGCTGGGGAGGGCGTCGTTTCAATGCCTGAGCTTCAACAGAATGTGA
- the LOC115742875 gene encoding disease resistance protein L6-like isoform X1: protein MASSDAGMPSNSEYQVFLSFRGPDTRAGFTDVLFHSLTDAGICVFRDDEELRVGERIDGSLQQAIQNSKIYIPIFSRTYASSQWCLRELTQIVASTFNSGGNKEILPICFDVEPDDIKLKTPLYRNAILNLEREKKFCNEQVDAWREALMEIDAIKFWEVKKYKGHGELIKLVVEEVLKKLKTKHRLVTGHLVGIDDRVAAVGKLLDLNSGGVRLINIYGMGGIGKTTLAKVVFNKISSHFGKCCCFLEDVRAKSSRTDGLVELQKKLLSEISHPAGIRSIDEIDYGMKRIGEALSNKKVLIVLDDVDNNKQVEYLVGNGTLYSGSRILITTRNKDVLESHTLNHQIVDYEMEVMSVGRALELFSQHAFNRDCPSDDYNDFAKEIVFASGRLPLALEVIGSFLYHKTRELWKETLDKLRKAPHEDVFGKLKISYDALSFEQQQIFLDIACFFIGEDKTNAIYMWRDCGLFPDNEVRILSSMCLIKIVENNKFWMHSQLGDLGKEIVRQEDPMNPGKRSRLCTHEEILDTITTKKVKKKVQALDLDLHKSYAKVVIKSEDIGRFKHLRYLKLSGGTLVGNLADRLTELRWLIWSHPSPMSRPTNMHLNNVVVLQFSDNDFIDDSKLQSLIKIARKLKVLSLESCHNITKTPDFSECLNLERLAFENCSSLRKINGSVGKLKCLIELKFDACLCLEDLPEEIGDLVNLKHFFVQWCNVKKLPDSIWKLKSLCELHFFRGFDGFDSANSWELPSGIGMLQNLEVLVVNSSNLKGQLPFGIGSLPYLRILNLSFTRISDVPESISMLPCLQRLELMECPGIQELPVLPTSLTHLRVSSASLRIVPDLSNLTNLVELDLNVSRGVGEKPCAGMLWWIGRLSKLTKLSLGLHNIPAPTELASLSHLNQLDLFGLDPQTFPQLPLSLQKLGLDNFNSIVSLFPNLRNLSSLELRRSPMQEFQLDGLQLPHLRELLVQSCAPLQRFSLSSMRKLKDVQVRDCPELVEIQFSWVFESLSSLSIEWCKSFGRLVYVGEEGHDNNESANEMINCEGRLILQLKALNKLQTFNLAGCHKILKIQVVGTSGSWERFDVWSCSSLQSLYGLQNLKNLKSLSIHYCNGLQVVEGLDELEFLDQLILKNCRSLESLIDISSTKLPNHCHIHISCCWKLHGVKKGFDGSVQFFKHHKQRRRLGRASFQCLSFNRM from the exons ATGGCGAGCTCAGATGCAGGAATGCCGTCCAATAGTGAGTATCAAGTGTTTCTGAGCTTTAGAGGACCCGACACTCGCGCTGGATTCACTGATGTCCTCTTCCATAGCTTGACCGATGCTGGCATTTGCGTCTTCCGAGATGACGAAGAGCTCCGTGTCGGTGAAAGGATCGATGGATCGCTTCAGCAAGCAATCCAAAACTCCAAAATCtacatacccatcttctctcgTACCTACGCTTCGAGCCAATGGTGCCTCCGTGAGCTCACACAGATCGTGGCAAGCACCTTCAATTCGGGAGGTAATAAAGAGATTCTACCCATTTGCTTCGACGTGGAACCTGATGATATTAAGCTAAAAACCCCGCTATATCGCAATGCCATACTCAATTTGGAGCGCGAGAAGAAGTTCTGCAATGAGCAAGTAGATGCTTGGAGAGAGGCTCTCATGGAGATTGATGCCATAAAGTTTTGGGAAGTGAAGAAATACAAAGG ACACGGTGAACTGATCAAATTGGTAGTTGAGGAGGTCCTGAAAAAGTTGAAGACAAAACACAGATTAGTGACTGGACATttagttggaattgatgatcgAGTAGCAGCAGTAGGCAAATTATTAGATCTCAACTCTGGTGGTGTGCGATTAATCAACATTTACGGCATGGGGGGCATCGGTAAAACAACTCTTGCCAAGGTCGTCTTCAACAAAATCTCTTCTCATTTTGGAAAGTGTTGTTGTTTCCTCGAAGATGTTCGAGCGAAGTCATCAAGAACCGACGGCCTAGTTGAGTTGCAAAAGAAGTTATTATCCGAAATCAGTCATCCTGCTGGAATAAGGAGCATTGATGAAATTGATTATGGAATGAAGCGGATTGGAGAAGCACTTTCCAATAAGAAAGTTCTCATTGTACTTGATGATGTCGATAATAACAAACAAGTGGAGTATTTGGTTGGAAATGGTACTTTGTATTCGGGATCTAGAATATTGATTACAACTAGAAATAAAGATGTTTTGGAAAGCCATACACTAAATCATCAAATTGTGGATTATGAAATGGAGGTGATGAGTGTTGGTCGTGCTCTTGAGCTTTTTAGTCAACATGCATTTAATAGAGACTGTCCTTCGGATGATTATAATGATTTTGCAAAGGAAATCGTATTCGCATCTGGAAGACTTCCGTTGGCTCTTGAAGTGATAGGTTCGTTTCTCTACCACAAGACACGGGAACTATGGAAAGAAACATTGGACAAACTAAGAAAAGCACCTCATGAGGATGTTTTTGGAAAGTTGAAGATCAGCTATGATGCCCTAAGTTTTGAACAACAACAAATATTCCTCGACATTGCATGCTTTTTCATTGGTGAGGATAAGACAAATGCAATTTATATGTGGAGAGATTGTGGACTTTTCCCAGATAACGAGGTTAGGATCCTCAGTAgcatgtgtttgataaaaattgtagaaaataaTAAGTTTTGGATGCATAGTCAACTCGGAGATCTTGGAAAAGAAATTGTTCGTCAAGAAGATCCCATGAATCCTGGAAAGCGTAGTAGGTTATGCACTCACGAGGAGATCCTTGATACAATAACCACAAAGAAG GTGAAGAAGAAAGTTCAAGCACTGGATCTTGATCTCCACAAAAGTTATGCTAAGGTGGTTATTAAAAGTGAAGATATTGGAAGGTTTAAACATCTAAGATACCTCAAATTAAGTGGGGGAACCTTGGTTGGTAACTTAGCAGATCGTCTAACCGAATTAAGATGGCTTATTTGGAGCCATCCTTCTCCAATGTCTAGGCCAACCAATATGCACTTAAACAATGTGGTTGTTCTTCAATTTTCAGACAATGACTTCATAGATGATTCCAAACTACAGAGCTTAATCAAG ataGCAaggaaattgaaagttctttctcttgAAAGTTGCCACAACATAACCAAAACACCAGACTTCTCTGAATGCTTGAATTTGGAAAGGCTTGCTTTTGAAAATTGCTCTAGCTTGAGGAAAATCAATGGTTCTGTTGGAAAGTTGAAGTGTCTAATTGAGTTGAAGTTTGATGCTTGCTTGTGTCTTGAAGATTTGCCTGAAGAAATTGGGGACCTAGTGAATCTAAAGCACTTCTTTGTACAGTGGTGTAATGTGAAGAAACTCCCAGATTCCATATGGAAGCTGAAATCATTATGTGAGTTGCACTTTTTCAGGGGCTTTGATGGTTTTGATTCAGCAAATTCATGGGAATTACCTAGTGGTATTGGAATGCTTCAGAATCTAGAAGTGCTTGTAGTCAATAGTAGCAATTTGAAAGGTCAACTTCCTTTTGGAATTGGAAGTCTGCCCTATCTAAGAATCCTAAATTTATCATTTACTCGTATTAGCGATGTTCCAGAGAGCATTAGCATGCTTCCTTGCCTACAAAGATTGGAGTTGATGGAATGTCCAGGGATTCAAGAGTTGCCAGTGCTCCCAACAAGTTTAACTCATCTACGAGTGTCATCAGCATCATTGCGGATAGTTCCAGATCTCTCAAACTTGACTAATCTGGTTGAGTTGGATCTAAATGTTAGTAGAGGAGTAGGAGAGAAACCTTGTGCAGGTATGTTATGGTGGATTGGGAGGTTAtccaaattgactaaattgagcTTGGGACTTCACAATATTCCTGCTCCTACTGAGCTTGCTTCCCTTTCTCATCTAAACCAACTTGATTTGTTTGGATTGGATCCGCAGACCTTTCCGCAGCTTCCCTTGTCTCTGCAAAAGCTAGGCCTAGATAATTTCAATTCAATTGTGTCACTCTTTCCAAACCTGAGGAACTTGTCATCTTTAGAGCTCCGTCGGTCTCCAATGCAAGAATTTCAACTCGATGGGCTTCAACTTCCACATCTGAGGGAGTTGCTCGTGCAAAGCTGTGCACCGCTCCAAAGATTCAGTCTATCAAGCATGAGGAAGCTGAAAGATGTCCAGGTGAGAGATTGTCCAGAGCTAGTTGAGATCCAGTTTTCTTGGGTGTTCGAATCACTGAGTTCATTGTCTATTGAGTGGTGCAAGTCCTTCGGAAGGCTCGTTTATGTTGGAGAAGAAGGGCATGATAATAATGAATCTGCTAATGAGATGATTAATTGTGAAGGGAGACTTATCCTTCAATTGAAAGCCTTAAACAAGTTGCAGACTTTCAACCTGGCGGGTTGCCATAAGATACTTAAGATTCAAGTTGTCGGTACATCGGGATCGTGGGAACGCTTCGATGTTTGGAGTTGTTCGTCGCTGCAAAGTCTTTATGGTTTACAAAACTTAAAGAATTTGAAGTCTCTATCCATCCACTACTGCAATGGGCTACAAGTTGTCGAGGGCCTCGACGAGCTGGAGTTTTTGGACCAGTTGATACTTAAGAATTGCCGGTCGCTGGAGAGTTTGATAGATATATCAAGtaccaaattgccaaatcatTGCCACATTCACATTTCCTGTTGCTGGAAATTACATGGGGTTAAGAAAGGATTCGATGGATCCGTCCAGTTTTTCAAGCATCATAAG CAGAGGAGAAGGCTGGGGAGGGCGTCGTTTCAATGCCTGAGCTTCAACAGAATGTGA